One window of Anaerolineae bacterium genomic DNA carries:
- a CDS encoding sensor histidine kinase, whose amino-acid sequence MPDFRVRQRDYLLEISRAITQELNLDSLLARILTISIEMLAGQAGLIALWEERGGWNVAASIGVASPFLRYLEKLLTQISNQGDPSLLELSEINHIVQKLTRTASFGLLTGVGLPLVVRRRVIGLIFIFRNYAGVFSSNDRALLESFADQAAIAVYNAQLYTQVSREKQRLDAVLDSAADGILIIAADHRIERCNPAFSRMAGIPQEAILGRRHEDVVVLKKQKDDMTLEKAEAGGWPLTPNATLYVEGDLQRPNGVPLPVGITYAPLMNQEGSLVGIIATVRDITRFREADELKTTFISVISHELKTPVALIKGYVSTLRREDAQWDPSIVQDSLEVIEEEADRLTELIENLLDATRLQAGVLSINLADVALTPLIERIVAKFRTQTTQHEFIIDLPPNLPVIMADENRISQLISNLLSNAIKYSPEGGKIRISGQERSEQIVICVSDEGCGISPEDIPHIFDRFYRSDTAKRTTKGAGLGLYLARAVVEAHGGHIWVDPKTEKGTRICFSLPKDAKRMK is encoded by the coding sequence TTGCCTGATTTTCGCGTTCGTCAGCGCGATTACCTCTTAGAGATTAGCCGGGCGATTACCCAGGAGCTTAATCTGGATAGTCTCCTGGCTCGTATTTTAACCATTTCGATTGAGATGCTTGCCGGGCAGGCGGGATTGATTGCCTTGTGGGAAGAGCGCGGTGGCTGGAATGTTGCAGCCTCGATTGGGGTCGCTTCGCCGTTCTTGCGCTACCTTGAAAAATTACTTACCCAAATCTCGAATCAAGGTGACCCAAGCCTCCTCGAGCTATCGGAGATCAATCACATCGTCCAGAAACTGACCCGCACAGCCAGTTTTGGTTTATTGACCGGCGTAGGGTTACCGCTGGTCGTGCGCAGGCGGGTCATTGGGTTAATTTTTATCTTTCGCAACTATGCCGGGGTTTTCTCTTCCAACGATCGCGCTTTATTGGAAAGCTTTGCCGATCAGGCGGCGATCGCAGTCTATAACGCTCAGCTTTATACCCAGGTTAGCCGCGAAAAGCAACGCCTCGATGCTGTGCTGGACTCGGCGGCAGATGGAATTTTGATTATCGCCGCCGATCATCGGATTGAGCGGTGCAATCCGGCATTTTCCCGTATGGCGGGTATTCCCCAAGAAGCTATCCTCGGGCGAAGACATGAGGATGTTGTGGTACTAAAAAAGCAGAAGGATGATATGACGTTAGAGAAAGCCGAGGCAGGGGGATGGCCGCTGACGCCCAACGCAACCTTGTACGTCGAGGGTGATTTACAACGTCCAAATGGTGTTCCCTTGCCGGTTGGTATTACCTATGCGCCTCTCATGAATCAGGAAGGTTCTTTAGTGGGGATCATTGCTACTGTCCGGGATATTACTCGCTTTCGTGAAGCGGATGAACTCAAGACCACTTTTATCTCGGTTATCAGCCATGAATTGAAGACACCTGTGGCATTGATCAAAGGATATGTAAGCACATTGAGACGAGAGGATGCCCAATGGGATCCCTCGATAGTGCAGGACAGCCTGGAAGTTATTGAAGAGGAAGCTGATCGTCTTACTGAATTGATCGAAAATTTGTTGGATGCGACTCGTTTGCAAGCCGGTGTGCTGTCGATCAATTTGGCGGATGTGGCTCTCACCCCATTAATTGAGCGAATTGTGGCTAAATTCCGCACCCAAACTACCCAGCACGAGTTCATCATTGATTTACCGCCGAATTTACCGGTAATCATGGCGGATGAGAATCGCATCTCTCAATTGATTTCAAATTTGCTATCAAATGCGATAAAATATTCGCCTGAAGGAGGAAAGATCCGTATCAGTGGTCAGGAACGATCCGAACAAATCGTGATTTGTGTTTCGGATGAAGGATGCGGAATTTCTCCCGAAGATATACCTCACATTTTTGACCGCTTTTACCGTTCGGATACGGCAAAACGGACAACCAAAGGGGCGGGTTTGGGGTTATACCTGGCGAGAGCAGTCGTTGAAGCTCACGGGGGGCACATCTGGGTAGATCCAAAGACCGAAAAAGGAACAAGAATTTGCTTTTCTTTGCCAAAAGACGCGAAAAGAATGAAGTAA
- a CDS encoding Gamma-aminobutyrate:alpha-ketoglutarate aminotransferase, whose protein sequence is MPIMNLPGPKARAIIKRDREVISPSYPRSYPFVMDHGKGTEVWDVDGNRFLDFAAGIAVVATGHSHPKVVQAIQEQAEKFLHISSDFYHLKWVELGEKLNEIAPFLDNAVSFMTNSGTESVETAIKLARHYTGRTEFIGFLGAFHGRTMGAVTFTASKPLYHRDFYPLMNGVTHVPFPNPYRPVLISQPGEDYGETVVRYIEEQIFTTVLPAENVAGILVEPIQGEGGYIVPPQGFFPALRELCDKYGILLIVDEVQSGVGRTGKWWAIEHWGVEPDILCTAKGIASGMPLGATIAKEFIMNWPKGAHGNTYGGNPISCAAALATIDLIQNGYLQNAAEMGAYLLEVLLQIQTRHPSIGDVRGKGLMIGVEFVEDRETKIYAEKLRDRIVENAFRRGLLLLGCGKSTIRISPPLCVTRDEVDEAMEIFDEAITVSESETLTLVA, encoded by the coding sequence ATGCCGATCATGAACCTGCCTGGACCGAAAGCCAGGGCGATCATCAAACGTGACCGGGAGGTTATTTCGCCTTCCTATCCGCGCAGTTACCCGTTTGTGATGGACCATGGCAAAGGAACTGAGGTATGGGATGTCGATGGAAATCGATTTCTGGATTTTGCAGCCGGTATTGCGGTTGTGGCAACCGGTCATAGCCACCCAAAGGTCGTGCAAGCCATTCAAGAACAGGCAGAAAAATTTTTGCACATTTCTTCTGATTTCTATCATCTTAAGTGGGTCGAATTGGGGGAAAAGTTGAATGAAATAGCCCCCTTTTTGGATAACGCAGTCTCTTTCATGACCAATTCAGGGACTGAAAGTGTTGAAACTGCGATCAAATTAGCGCGCCATTATACCGGACGGACAGAATTTATTGGTTTCCTGGGAGCTTTTCATGGAAGAACGATGGGAGCAGTCACCTTCACGGCAAGTAAGCCGCTCTATCATCGGGATTTTTATCCCTTGATGAACGGCGTTACGCATGTTCCTTTCCCGAATCCGTATCGACCGGTCTTAATATCCCAACCTGGAGAGGATTATGGGGAAACTGTGGTGCGCTATATCGAAGAGCAAATTTTTACCACTGTTCTACCCGCTGAGAATGTTGCCGGAATTCTAGTCGAGCCCATTCAAGGCGAAGGCGGGTATATTGTCCCACCGCAAGGATTTTTCCCGGCTTTGCGAGAGTTGTGTGATAAGTATGGGATTTTACTCATTGTTGACGAAGTTCAGAGCGGAGTAGGACGGACAGGAAAATGGTGGGCAATTGAGCATTGGGGAGTAGAACCCGATATCCTTTGTACTGCCAAGGGAATCGCTTCTGGGATGCCGCTAGGGGCAACGATTGCCAAAGAATTCATCATGAACTGGCCCAAGGGAGCGCATGGGAATACCTATGGTGGCAATCCCATATCCTGCGCGGCGGCTCTGGCGACCATTGACCTGATCCAGAATGGTTATCTACAAAATGCTGCAGAAATGGGAGCGTATTTGTTAGAGGTGTTATTGCAGATTCAGACCCGTCATCCATCCATTGGCGATGTTCGTGGGAAAGGATTGATGATCGGTGTTGAGTTCGTGGAAGACCGGGAAACCAAGATCTATGCCGAAAAGCTACGCGATAGAATTGTCGAAAACGCTTTTCGACGAGGTCTCTTATTATTAGGCTGTGGAAAAAGCACCATCCGCATCTCGCCGCCTCTGTGTGTCACTCGAGATGAAGTCGATGAAGCGATGGAAATTTTTGACGAAGCTATAACTGTAAGTGAGAGTGAGACCTTAACCCTTGTTGCCTGA
- a CDS encoding ATP-dependent protease La — MREFDWYSRDQEEEFGEALHRRTEELYQIPDSIPDEHGIIECPVLPLRDLVVFPHMISPIFIERESSLEAIEEAQILDQTVIALTQRDPDVDEPTPEDLLPIGVEMAVGRLLDMPDGSSSALVQGRRRVQVVEFTQIHPFMKARARIIDETREVDRQIEATMRTVLELFKKCVELNRSLPEEAYLYALNIVEPGWLADMVVTAIAPSIKERLEFLMTLDPLARLNKVVSLLAREADVLELEDKIHSRAQSEVDRSQREYYLREQMKAIQTELGEGDVWTQEIEELKERVEKASLPQEAYDRVIKEIDRLSQMPPMSPEIGILRTYIDWILDLPWTQETEDNLDVKHAAEVLERDHYGLPKAKERILEYIAVRNLKPKRVRQPILCFVGPPGTGKTSLGQSIANALGRKFVRLSLGGVRDEAEIRGHRRTYIGALPGRILQTMKRAGTVNPLFMLDEIDKLGADFRGDPAAALLEVLDPEQNYAFSDHYLEIPYDLSKVLFITTANYTGTIPPALLDRMEVIEFPGYIEEEKLEIAQRYLIPRQLEETGLENSQIRFTPSAVIKIIREYTYEAGVRNLEREIGRVCRKIARAKAEGKRHPTLVTPALVEKYLGPPQYFNLEAERKNEVGVATAVAWTEYGGEIMPVEVLLMEGKGGLQITGQIGSVMQESAQAALSYLKSRAEDFNLKMSVFEKVDIHIHIPEGAIPKDGPSAGITICTALVSAFTGREVLKDVGMTGEITLRGRILPVGGIREKVLAAHRAGLKTVIIPKKNMKDLIDVPKKARDELKIVPVEEMEQVLQIALSTAPPKRKHLRLLKRLSEEDQEEKEDEKAPPSRAYARRRNQTSITQPGA; from the coding sequence ATGAGAGAGTTTGACTGGTATTCAAGAGATCAAGAGGAAGAATTCGGTGAAGCCCTCCATCGCCGCACCGAGGAACTGTATCAAATTCCGGATAGCATTCCCGACGAACATGGCATTATTGAATGCCCTGTCCTCCCCTTACGTGATCTGGTTGTCTTTCCACATATGATCTCTCCTATCTTTATCGAGAGAGAAAGTTCACTGGAAGCCATCGAGGAAGCGCAAATTTTAGATCAAACCGTAATCGCCCTTACACAGCGCGATCCGGATGTGGATGAACCTACGCCTGAGGATTTATTGCCGATTGGGGTAGAAATGGCCGTAGGGCGATTGCTGGATATGCCAGATGGATCGAGTTCGGCGTTGGTGCAGGGACGGCGGCGGGTTCAGGTGGTGGAATTTACCCAGATTCATCCCTTCATGAAAGCCCGTGCCCGGATAATAGACGAAACGCGCGAAGTCGATCGTCAAATCGAAGCAACCATGCGCACCGTGTTGGAGTTGTTCAAGAAGTGTGTGGAGCTAAATCGCAGCTTGCCTGAAGAGGCTTATCTGTATGCCCTCAACATTGTTGAGCCTGGCTGGCTTGCCGACATGGTTGTTACCGCAATTGCTCCCTCGATCAAAGAGCGTCTTGAATTTCTCATGACACTCGATCCACTGGCGCGGTTGAATAAAGTCGTCAGTTTGCTGGCGCGAGAAGCGGACGTTTTGGAACTGGAGGACAAAATCCACAGCCGTGCCCAGAGCGAGGTCGATCGCAGTCAGCGCGAATATTATCTGCGAGAACAGATGAAGGCAATCCAGACTGAATTAGGGGAAGGAGATGTTTGGACACAGGAAATCGAAGAACTCAAGGAACGGGTAGAAAAAGCGAGCCTGCCCCAAGAAGCGTATGATCGGGTAATAAAAGAAATCGATCGTTTGAGCCAGATGCCACCCATGTCTCCGGAGATTGGCATCCTGCGCACCTATATTGACTGGATTCTGGACCTGCCCTGGACACAGGAAACCGAAGATAATCTGGATGTCAAACACGCTGCTGAAGTCCTCGAGCGGGATCATTATGGCTTGCCAAAAGCTAAAGAACGTATCCTGGAATACATTGCGGTGCGCAATCTAAAGCCGAAGCGTGTGCGGCAACCAATATTGTGTTTTGTTGGCCCGCCCGGTACCGGCAAGACTTCTCTGGGTCAGTCTATCGCCAACGCTTTAGGAAGGAAATTTGTCCGCCTGTCGTTGGGGGGCGTTCGAGATGAGGCAGAAATCCGTGGCCATAGACGCACCTATATTGGTGCATTACCTGGTCGGATCCTGCAAACGATGAAACGAGCCGGCACCGTCAATCCTTTATTCATGTTGGATGAAATCGATAAGCTCGGTGCCGATTTTCGGGGTGACCCGGCCGCAGCGTTATTGGAGGTTTTAGATCCTGAACAGAACTATGCCTTTTCTGACCATTATTTAGAAATTCCTTATGACCTTTCCAAGGTCCTGTTCATCACCACTGCAAACTATACCGGGACGATCCCGCCTGCTTTGCTGGATCGGATGGAAGTAATTGAGTTTCCTGGCTACATCGAGGAAGAAAAACTTGAAATTGCCCAACGCTACCTGATCCCTCGTCAACTGGAGGAAACAGGTTTGGAAAATAGCCAGATCCGCTTTACTCCCAGTGCGGTGATAAAAATTATCCGCGAATACACGTATGAAGCGGGAGTACGTAACCTGGAGCGGGAAATCGGACGCGTATGCCGCAAAATCGCTCGGGCAAAAGCAGAAGGAAAACGACATCCAACGCTGGTGACTCCAGCATTGGTTGAGAAATACCTTGGTCCACCTCAATACTTTAACCTCGAAGCGGAACGGAAGAACGAAGTAGGAGTTGCCACTGCTGTAGCATGGACCGAGTATGGGGGTGAAATTATGCCTGTAGAAGTGCTCCTGATGGAAGGGAAGGGAGGCCTGCAAATCACCGGTCAAATTGGTAGCGTGATGCAAGAGTCTGCTCAAGCTGCGTTATCCTATCTAAAGTCCCGCGCAGAGGATTTTAATCTCAAAATGAGTGTATTCGAAAAAGTCGATATCCATATTCATATTCCGGAAGGAGCGATACCAAAGGATGGTCCCAGCGCAGGCATCACGATCTGCACTGCCCTGGTTTCGGCTTTCACCGGTCGAGAGGTCTTGAAAGATGTGGGAATGACGGGTGAAATCACGTTGCGCGGTCGTATCCTGCCCGTAGGAGGCATTCGAGAAAAGGTTTTAGCTGCTCATCGAGCAGGCTTAAAAACTGTCATCATCCCGAAAAAGAATATGAAGGACCTGATCGATGTACCGAAAAAAGCGCGGGACGAATTGAAAATTGTCCCGGTTGAAGAGATGGAGCAGGTCTTGCAAATTGCATTATCAACTGCACCACCAAAACGGAAACACTTACGTTTGCTCAAACGTCTCAGCGAAGAAGATCAGGAAGAAAAGGAAGATGAGAAAGCTCCCCCATCACGCGCGTATGCACGTCGCAGAAATCAAACTTCAATTACCCAGCCGGGAGCTTAG
- a CDS encoding Dihydrofolate synthase: protein MDENTEYQNTLDYLYSFVDYSLTKADRLAQANFDLSRMVELMHRLGDPQLAYPLIHVAGTKGKGSVTAMCSSILQAAGYRTGMYTSPHLEDYTERIQVNGNPISHRELVELVERIKPVVEEIPHLTTFEITTALAFLYFKEKNVDAAVIEVGLGGRLDATNIVLPVVSVITSISYDHIQVLGNTLTAIATEKCGIIKSGIPVVSAPQEPEAMAVIEQIAGERSAPLSIVGRDILARPMRRSLNHQVIELLLPVEKGSPIKEDASRKLEVVLPLLGDHQVENAAVAYLAIDRFRENALSVSDEHIRDGFSRTSWPGRFEILNQHPPLILDCAHNLESCHQLVLTIKTMFPDHRILLIFGASEDKDIDGMFKELLPFVERAIFTRSFHPRAISPYLLEQKVAKANIHAQVIENVADAVQSALAMLSEREVVLVTGSIFVVAEARHAWLSDPRFKSFLHEPLK from the coding sequence ATGGACGAGAATACAGAATATCAAAACACGTTGGACTATTTATACTCTTTTGTAGATTATAGCCTGACAAAAGCCGATCGCTTAGCCCAGGCAAATTTTGACCTCTCGCGCATGGTTGAATTAATGCATCGCCTGGGAGATCCACAATTGGCATATCCGCTGATTCACGTCGCCGGCACAAAGGGAAAAGGATCGGTTACGGCGATGTGTAGTTCCATCCTGCAGGCAGCCGGCTATCGAACCGGGATGTACACTTCACCGCACCTGGAAGACTATACTGAACGAATTCAGGTCAATGGAAACCCCATCTCTCACCGCGAGTTGGTCGAATTGGTTGAGAGAATAAAACCCGTTGTGGAGGAAATTCCTCACCTGACCACCTTTGAAATCACAACCGCGCTCGCCTTCCTGTACTTTAAGGAGAAGAACGTTGATGCTGCCGTGATCGAAGTGGGATTGGGAGGACGTCTGGACGCCACCAATATTGTTTTGCCGGTTGTCTCGGTAATCACCTCGATTTCTTACGATCATATCCAGGTCTTGGGGAATACCTTGACGGCGATTGCAACCGAAAAATGCGGCATCATTAAAAGCGGCATTCCAGTGGTTAGCGCTCCACAAGAACCAGAAGCGATGGCGGTCATCGAACAAATCGCCGGAGAAAGAAGCGCGCCTTTGTCAATTGTCGGCCGCGATATTCTGGCTCGACCCATGCGCCGCAGTCTAAACCACCAGGTGATTGAACTACTTCTTCCTGTTGAGAAAGGCTCGCCCATTAAGGAAGACGCTTCCCGGAAACTCGAAGTTGTTTTACCTCTCTTAGGGGATCATCAGGTGGAAAACGCTGCGGTGGCTTACCTGGCAATCGATCGGTTTCGAGAGAACGCCTTATCGGTTTCCGATGAACATATTCGAGATGGTTTTTCCAGGACATCCTGGCCAGGGCGTTTTGAGATTCTTAATCAGCATCCTCCTCTGATTCTGGACTGTGCCCATAATCTGGAGTCGTGCCATCAGTTGGTTTTGACCATAAAGACGATGTTTCCTGACCATCGAATTCTTTTGATTTTTGGCGCTTCGGAGGATAAAGATATTGATGGCATGTTCAAGGAATTGCTACCTTTTGTTGAGCGAGCTATCTTTACAAGATCATTTCATCCGCGAGCCATATCTCCGTATCTATTAGAGCAGAAAGTCGCCAAAGCAAACATCCATGCCCAGGTGATTGAAAATGTTGCCGATGCTGTACAATCTGCGCTTGCCATGCTCTCTGAGCGAGAAGTTGTCCTGGTAACGGGTTCGATATTTGTCGTTGCAGAAGCCCGTCATGCCTGGTTGTCAGATCCCCGTTTTAAAAGTTTTCTTCATGAACCGTTGAAGTAA
- a CDS encoding hypothetical protein (similar to Uncharacterized membrane protein), translating into MTIYLLIGILFLLIGILLIPRAITALFARPRIFAPETVSPHAVAIVFGAGLRRDGQPTLVLRDRVAMAAQLYSAGVVKKLLMSGDNRFIDYNEPQAMREYARSLGVPDEDIVLDYAGRSTYETCYRAKAIFGVEEAILVTQRFHLPRAIYTCSVLGLKSVGVPADWHPYRRRAILFWHIRELFATLNAFWELHVTRPLPVLGQPEPIFPEQ; encoded by the coding sequence ATGACAATCTATCTTCTTATTGGCATACTTTTTCTTCTAATAGGGATACTTCTCATCCCTAGAGCCATCACCGCCCTGTTTGCTCGCCCGCGCATCTTTGCCCCTGAAACGGTTTCCCCTCACGCCGTTGCCATCGTCTTTGGCGCTGGCTTGCGTCGGGATGGGCAACCCACCCTGGTCTTGCGAGACCGGGTCGCCATGGCGGCGCAACTCTATTCGGCAGGGGTCGTCAAAAAGCTGCTCATGAGCGGGGACAACCGCTTTATCGATTACAATGAACCTCAAGCGATGCGCGAGTATGCCCGCTCCCTGGGAGTTCCTGACGAGGACATCGTTTTGGACTATGCAGGGCGCAGCACCTATGAAACCTGTTATCGAGCGAAAGCAATCTTTGGGGTCGAAGAAGCTATTCTGGTCACTCAACGCTTTCACCTGCCGCGCGCCATCTACACCTGTTCTGTCCTGGGTCTCAAATCCGTGGGAGTCCCGGCTGATTGGCATCCCTATCGTCGCAGGGCAATCCTCTTCTGGCACATCCGTGAATTGTTCGCCACATTGAACGCTTTTTGGGAACTTCACGTCACCCGTCCGTTACCCGTCTTAGGGCAACCTGAACCCATTTTCCCGGAGCAGTGA
- a CDS encoding HDIG domain protein has protein sequence MNRQQALEIVHEYVKNENLIRHMLAVEAAMRFYAEKFNEDVEKWGVVGLLHDFDYEIHPTLEKHPQEGAKILRQKGVPEELVRAVLSHADHTGVPRQNLMEKALYACDEITGLIIAVALVRPSRSLDDLEVSSVKKKWKDKAFAAGANRQEIEKGAQELGIDLWEHVGNVILAMRRVAKDLGF, from the coding sequence ATGAACCGTCAACAAGCGTTAGAAATCGTCCACGAATATGTCAAAAACGAAAATCTCATCCGACACATGTTGGCTGTTGAAGCTGCCATGCGCTTCTATGCTGAAAAATTCAACGAGGATGTGGAAAAATGGGGAGTGGTGGGTTTGTTGCACGATTTCGACTACGAAATCCATCCGACCTTAGAAAAACATCCGCAAGAGGGGGCGAAAATTCTCCGTCAAAAAGGCGTCCCGGAAGAACTCGTCCGCGCTGTATTGAGCCATGCGGATCACACTGGCGTTCCGCGCCAGAACTTAATGGAAAAAGCCCTATATGCCTGTGATGAAATCACCGGCTTGATCATTGCCGTGGCTCTGGTGCGTCCATCCCGCTCGCTAGATGACCTTGAAGTCTCTTCGGTAAAAAAGAAATGGAAGGACAAAGCTTTTGCAGCCGGTGCCAACCGACAAGAGATCGAGAAAGGCGCCCAGGAATTGGGTATTGACCTTTGGGAGCATGTGGGAAACGTGATCCTTGCCATGCGGCGGGTAGCAAAGGACTTAGGATTCTGA
- a CDS encoding Carbon starvation protein A: MNAIVIILLAIAATIIGYGVYAKSIDRNILKPDEKRATPAKMFMDGVDFTPANRNVLFGYQFKSIAALGPILGPIIAVQWGWLPALLWIILGTFFIGWVQDYSSIMLGVREEGQSFGALSYRLISPRARGLLIAFIYFYLLLIMGAFGIQVGFNLLTNPAVPLGVIIVVLVGILAGQMTYKWKQDIILTSIVTVILAFLGIWIGTLAPVKDFFSALYGTAGGATSPTLFLAVTQARFIGTLLVLVICYFGAVLPIWRWAQPINYVAFWIVFAGVIGGVLGLLIWRPGTGDFPAFTTFTVTGLGPLWPILFVTIACGAISGWHSLVSSSGTARQLEKETDALYVGGGAMFLEMFFATIAFLTATVAFGSFQGYVDAGGGAKAAAVFSKGLSNFMNQWGLDRMLGEGFGMAYGSVFLTLMALTIMYLVVRFMRVASAEALGDRFPALKNVHVGTIIALLLTLILIWIVPFLQIWVVFGAANQLMASLALLLITLWLVSKGKNYQWTLWPFLFMFVTTIGALIYKAYESFFINLPKAAALAEAQKAQVWQVVTAQVIIGLIALTLVVAAFILAYDALQAFRRYRAELAKA; this comes from the coding sequence ATGAATGCGATTGTTATCATCCTGCTTGCCATTGCAGCAACCATCATCGGATACGGCGTTTACGCTAAATCGATTGACAGGAACATCTTAAAACCCGATGAAAAACGTGCTACTCCGGCAAAGATGTTTATGGACGGAGTTGATTTCACACCTGCCAATCGCAACGTCCTCTTCGGCTACCAATTCAAATCCATAGCCGCTTTAGGACCGATTCTCGGACCCATCATTGCAGTCCAATGGGGATGGTTGCCGGCTCTGTTGTGGATCATCCTTGGCACCTTCTTCATTGGGTGGGTGCAAGATTACAGCTCCATTATGTTAGGCGTCAGAGAAGAAGGGCAGTCGTTCGGGGCGCTGAGTTATCGGTTGATTTCTCCTCGGGCGCGCGGTTTATTGATTGCCTTCATCTACTTTTACCTCCTGCTGATCATGGGTGCATTTGGCATTCAGGTTGGTTTCAATCTCCTCACCAACCCGGCCGTTCCTCTGGGAGTGATTATTGTGGTCTTGGTAGGCATCCTCGCTGGTCAGATGACCTATAAATGGAAGCAAGATATTATTCTGACCAGCATTGTCACCGTTATCCTGGCTTTTCTGGGCATCTGGATCGGCACGCTGGCGCCCGTAAAGGACTTTTTCTCCGCCCTCTACGGAACAGCCGGAGGCGCCACCAGCCCGACACTCTTCCTGGCAGTCACACAAGCGCGTTTCATCGGCACCCTTCTGGTTTTGGTCATTTGCTACTTTGGCGCCGTCCTGCCCATCTGGCGTTGGGCGCAACCAATTAACTATGTTGCTTTCTGGATCGTCTTCGCCGGTGTGATAGGCGGCGTTTTGGGATTGCTGATCTGGAGGCCAGGCACGGGCGATTTTCCAGCCTTTACCACTTTCACCGTCACAGGGCTGGGTCCACTCTGGCCGATCCTTTTTGTCACCATTGCCTGTGGGGCAATCTCCGGTTGGCATAGTCTGGTTTCTTCATCGGGAACTGCCCGTCAGCTTGAGAAAGAGACCGACGCCCTTTATGTCGGTGGCGGAGCGATGTTCCTCGAAATGTTTTTCGCCACCATCGCTTTCCTGACCGCAACCGTTGCCTTTGGCAGCTTCCAGGGATACGTCGATGCCGGAGGCGGGGCAAAGGCTGCAGCCGTTTTCTCAAAAGGTCTATCTAATTTTATGAATCAGTGGGGCTTAGACCGCATGTTAGGGGAGGGCTTCGGTATGGCTTATGGCTCCGTTTTCCTGACCCTGATGGCTCTGACGATTATGTATCTCGTTGTGCGTTTCATGCGGGTTGCCTCTGCCGAAGCTTTGGGCGATCGCTTCCCGGCGTTGAAAAACGTGCATGTTGGCACCATCATCGCCTTGCTCTTAACCCTGATTCTGATCTGGATTGTGCCCTTCTTGCAAATCTGGGTTGTCTTTGGAGCAGCAAATCAACTCATGGCTTCCCTGGCTCTGCTTCTGATCACTTTATGGCTTGTCTCCAAGGGTAAAAATTACCAGTGGACTTTGTGGCCGTTCCTCTTCATGTTCGTTACAACCATTGGCGCTTTGATCTACAAGGCATATGAGTCCTTTTTCATAAATCTGCCCAAAGCTGCAGCGCTCGCTGAAGCCCAAAAAGCCCAAGTGTGGCAGGTGGTAACTGCCCAGGTGATCATCGGTTTGATTGCGTTGACATTGGTCGTGGCTGCTTTCATCCTTGCTTACGATGCTCTCCAGGCATTTCGACGCTACCGGGCCGAGTTAGCCAAAGCTTAG
- a CDS encoding Arsenical pump-driving ATPase translates to MSLREVFEKNPERRYIMFGGKGGLGKTTFSAATAYWLARQGYKVLVFSVDPQASLSDIFKQDIFGKGAVEIMPNLFAQEIDADRRVKEYQEEIRQKIRDMYGLEQIPDEIENYIQAAAAEPAMEESAIFDAVVDIVVGGDYDYYIYDLVPLGHALYYLSMASVYDQWIDKITALRQEMAEYDKVAAVMRREKETEEDKILKELQYIKQRINTSSGILTDRQKTAFFFVIIPEEMIILDTQKAAGLFARFNVPIAGYIVNRVIPEELAHQNIPEYLRNRLEMQRTYLQKIEQMFGNQTLARIPEFERDITGLPMIERMAEAMFGRLS, encoded by the coding sequence ATGTCTCTGAGAGAAGTATTCGAGAAAAACCCCGAGCGACGTTATATCATGTTTGGAGGCAAAGGAGGGCTGGGTAAAACCACCTTTAGCGCTGCCACAGCTTACTGGCTTGCCAGGCAGGGATATAAGGTGTTAGTCTTTTCGGTTGATCCACAAGCAAGCCTGTCCGATATCTTTAAGCAAGATATCTTCGGCAAAGGGGCTGTCGAGATCATGCCCAACCTGTTTGCCCAGGAGATCGATGCAGATCGCCGCGTCAAGGAATATCAAGAAGAAATTCGGCAAAAAATCCGCGACATGTATGGGCTGGAGCAAATCCCGGATGAAATTGAGAACTATATCCAGGCTGCAGCAGCCGAACCAGCCATGGAAGAGAGCGCCATCTTTGACGCCGTGGTCGATATTGTGGTTGGAGGAGATTACGATTACTACATTTACGACCTTGTCCCGCTGGGACATGCCTTATATTATCTGAGCATGGCGTCCGTGTATGATCAATGGATTGATAAGATCACAGCGCTGCGCCAGGAAATGGCTGAATACGACAAAGTGGCTGCGGTGATGCGCCGCGAAAAGGAAACCGAAGAAGATAAAATTCTCAAAGAACTCCAATATATCAAGCAGCGGATCAACACGTCGTCAGGTATCCTGACCGATCGTCAAAAAACCGCCTTCTTCTTTGTCATCATCCCCGAAGAGATGATCATCCTGGACACCCAGAAAGCAGCCGGGTTGTTCGCCAGATTCAACGTTCCGATCGCCGGGTATATCGTAAATCGCGTGATTCCAGAAGAACTTGCCCACCAGAATATCCCCGAATACCTGAGAAATCGCCTGGAAATGCAAAGAACATACCTGCAAAAAATCGAGCAGATGTTTGGAAACCAGACCCTGGCGCGCATTCCGGAATTCGAGCGCGACATCACCGGGTTACCCATGATCGAACGGATGGCAGAAGCAATGTTCGGGAGGCTCTCATGA